Below is a window of Hemiscyllium ocellatum isolate sHemOce1 chromosome 8, sHemOce1.pat.X.cur, whole genome shotgun sequence DNA.
ATTGTCAAGCCAATGTTTTTCTAACTCAGTTGTTAAATGAGGCCATTTCTAGGTCAACCAATATTTGCCGCCCATCCCTACTTTCCTTTGAGCAGAAAATGGTGAACATTGAATACTGTTTCGGCTGTTCAaggcattggttcagccacttttggagtattacatgcaattctggtctccctccaatagAAAGAACAtcctgaaacttgaaatggttcagaaaagatttacaaagatcttgtcagggttggaaggtgtgaattatagggagagaccgaataggctggggctattttccctggagcatcgaagaggtttataaaatcaggaccttataaaggtttataaaatcatgaggggcatgaatagggtaaataggcaaggtcttttccccagtcaaaaagtgtggtgctggaaaaacacagccagtcaggcatcaACTGAGGAAccagagagttgacatttcgagcataagctcttcatcagaattgtgaacattcctgatgaagaatttatgctcaaaacattggctctcctgttcctcggatgctgcctaaccgactgtgcttttccagcaccacacattttgactctgatctccagcatctgcagttctcactatctccaaggtcttttccccagggtgggggaatccaaaactagagggcataggtttaaggtgattgggggaaggtttaaaagggacctcaggggcaacttttccacacagagggtggtgtgtgtatgaaataagctgccagaagaaatggtggaggctggtacaattacaacatttaagaaacatctggctggtatatgaatagggagggtttagaggatattggccaaatgctggcaaatgggattaaatttatatgggatatctggtcaccatggacaACTTGGACCGAAGCATATttattccatgctgtatatctgtatgtaTGTACTGTATGTAACTGATTCTCCTGCTtacccatttcagagggcagtaagCATCAaccatgtttgtgtgtgcatctgAAATTACATAAAGGTCAGACTgtgtaaggacagcagattttctgCTCGAGAGGTCATTCATAAATCAGACATTTTTTCACGCCTTTTTAATGTGACAACTATATTTTCATAGTTATCGTTACTGTTATAAGGcttttattttatattcatttAATTATTTGAATTTAGATCCAAAGATGTGATGATGTGCATgctctcagaataaaggagcggctatttaaagctgagatgtgaagacatttcttcagagggtcatgagTCATTGGCGCTCCTCGCCACAGACAAGTGTAAAGCAGGGGTCTTGTGGATAATAAAGGCTGAGATAGGGTCTTGATCCAAacgggaatcaagggttacagggagaacacAAGGAAGTGAATGTGATCAGCCATCATTCTTTCGAACGGCAGAGGTTCcaggggccaaatgacctactacTGTTCCTATTCTTTATGGGCGAATGTCTCTCCATCAATAGTCCAGCTATTTGATCAGTCCAGTTCAATACCATTACTATTCTACTCTATCTTTCGGGTTGGGCAGTGATATCTTTGCTGGCAACATCCATCTTCCATGAacacatattttttaaaaaatgcatggaCCAAATGGTTGCTCCTGGTGCTATTTTCGCTCCTATATGTTTCAGCCAATCAGAGCGAGCTTCTCACATCTGAACTGTTCAGTGCCTTTCAGCATATCAGATGGCTAAAAGGAAGGAGTGCTGAGCAGCGTGGTAAAGAGGTAATGGTATGTGGCCAAAGATTTGGATGGAAAGACTGGTTTTGAAAAGATTAAGAGAGAAATATTGTGGTAGGGCGATTTTACTTGTAATTTTCACGATCTACACATGCAGTTACAAGAGTAAGGCAATTAAGGATTCGGAATAGCATATTAAATGTCCACAGCCACCGTTCCCTCAAGAGTCTAACCATGACACTACAAGAAGTGAAACCTGCCAGTGATTCCAGTGATACACCAGTGGAAGGGGCTGAGCACACTGGGGAGGATGTGTCTGCACTGTTGGATGggaggagcagggagagagagagagacacacctCCGGTATGTTGTTGGAAATAGCTGCTTTCCTAGTTGGGTTTTCTGTGACAGACGCTAACAAGCGAATACATTTCGGCAGCGAGGCCGGGCCAAGGGACAGTCAGGATGGGGAAGCTTTCCTCCGTGTCTGTTTCTGCAGTTCTCCTTCTCACTCTGGCGTTGCTGATCCTGAAAGCCCCCGGGAGCTCTCGCTGGCGAAAGGGTGCTGCGGTTTCTGACGAGCAGGAGTCGCTTTGTACCTCCCGCCAGCGGGAGCTGGCGAACGCACTCGAAGGCAGGGTGGATGAAATCAATCGTTATCAAGATGTTCACTGGGAACGAGCGATATTTCTCCCCGAACCCTCCTCCCACTTTCAGGAATCCTCGCTGGGAAGAGCTCAGGCTGGTGGCAATGTCTTCAATAAGAAAACGCGGAGAGCTGTTGGGAATCTCTCCAAAGGGACTGTGGGCTGCAATGACTTCAGGAATATCACGGGAATTGAATTCCTGGGCTCTGGTTATACTAAGACCGTTCTGAAAGGGACGCTGCAGGACGGAACTGCCGTCGCCCTGAAAACGGTGAACAGTCAGGGTGTTGAAGTGAAGCGCTGTCTCCAGCGGTATGGACAGCAACGAGACTGCTTCAGATTGGCAGCTTATAAAATCATCAAGGAAATGATTCTTCTCCAGAAGCTCCAACATCCGAATATCATCCAGGTAATTCGGGCGGTTCCTGAACATTGTCGGACAGAGAAAGAACTAATACTTAGACAAAATTCGCGCGTTACGTAAATGTTTTCGTTTGTCAACGCGCCTGAGAACATTCAAAAAAGACTTCATTGACTTAATGAACTTACTTACAATTCTCTTACTGTtttgagggtcactggacccgaaacgttgactctgatttctctctatagatgttgccagacctgctgagcttttttttagcagtttttgtttctgatttccagcatccacaattctttcagtttttatttccagTCCAGCCCTtgtgatatttaaactgaatcAAAACAGTGAGGCACATGGCAAATGAATGATTGTTAATGTTGATTGGAAATGTGTATTTAACTCTCATATTAACTGTACTCGCATCATTCATTAGTTAGTTCCTGATACGCTCTATTCAGCGAGGAATGAGTTGTGAGTTACAGAACAATATTTATTATAATTGCTCGATTGACTAACGCATCGTCTGCCTTCGCGTGCCTTTCTGGAACGACTTACGAGATTTCATTCACAGGATTCCCTCGCAGAAAACAAAACTGATAAAACTGACGGAAACAGAATTTCACTTTTCAGTCACTAAGCTGGTGGCTCTAACGGCAAACAATTAAGTTGCAATTTctaaaatacagggacaaaagcACATCCAGGAGTTTGTTGCAATAAAGACAGAATgtgtgctcctcattcatggacaTGGCTCGCTAGTCCAGCATTTTCTGCCCcttttccgctgatgggtgagtgccgaaccagaggacacagcttaaaaatacggggtagacaatttaggacagagatgaggagaaacttcttcacccagagaatgatggctgtgtggaatgctcttccccagagggcagtggaggcccggtctctggattcatttaagaaagagttggatagagccctcaaggatagtggaatcaagggttatggagataaggcaggaacaggatactgattaaggatgatcagctattatcatattgaatggtgatgcaggctcgaagggcagaatggcctactcctgcacctattgtgtaTTGTCTATTTCTAACTGCCTCAGTGAAGATAGTGCGAGCTGCCTTATTGAAGCCCTGCAGTATACGTGGTGTAAGGACACTCACAATGCTTTttgggaggttggtgggatggtctCAGGATTTTGACTTTGTGACAACTAAGGAATGGTGATAAATTGCCAGGGCAGTGGGTGGATCAGAGGGGAACTTACAAGCGTGTCAGAATTTCGGAACTAGTAGAACTCTTTTGGAGACGAATAAAaagaggaattgctggagaaactcagcaggcctggtagcatctgtgcagtaaaaaatagagttaatgtttcgagtccagttactcttcttcagaacttcagaatgttagttctgtttctcttccctgagtttttccagcgcgTTCTGTTTTAGTGTATTCCAGGAATGTAAAGGTGATCATAAAAATGTTAGTTTATTAAGGATGTGGTACTTTAAAAATCTTTACGTGTGTAGACAAAGCCGATATGATGTGCAAATCATGTTTCATAAATCAGTTAGAATTTTTGATTCAACAATGGGATAGATGAGATGGAATGATCAGATGTAATTGGAAATTCAAAAAGCATTAGCTAAGTCTTAACAAAAGAGATTATTCTAACAAAATTAGAACTTCTGTATTTGAGGTAACGTATTAGCATTGATTGAAGATGTGTTAACAAAGTTAAAACAGGGCTTAGGAATATGCAGGTCATTTTTGGTTTGGCAGGCTGTATTGAAGTaatgcaaggatcagtgcttcaCACTtggctatttacaatctatatcaatgccATAGCTGAGAAGGCCGAGTGAAATGTATCCAAATTGACTGTGTTACAAAACTAGGCTGGAATAGAAACTGAGGAAGATTCAATGTGAACACAATGGTTTATGGACATGTTAAGCGGGTGCACGAGAAGTTCAGAAGGAAagccttcatggtaatctcagtggTTGTTGGAATTAACTAGTGCCAATGGCTTGATATTGATTTGATTGACGTTGGGTTAATGTGAGCGCTGACCCCAAGGCCTTGAGGATCTCACGCAATCTCAAGAATCTCTTCATTAGGCAGAAAGACACCTTTGCGACCAGGGGTGTGGTCAGCCTTGTCAGAAGGCAGGTGCTGAAGTAATAGCAAGGATGTTAGATCCTTCAGCAGAAAGTGGGCGCAATCTACATGCTTAAAACTCCACAAGGTTTTGCACCATCTAATTTGCTGACATTATTATGTGACAGAAATCATTTAAAAAACCCTCCAGATTCCTGTGTTTAAGCTCTGTACAGTCTaatctctccacctctctttTCCTTTATGATGCTCCTTAATAtcttgggactagattaattttaagGTATTTGGTCGGTACGGAGGAGGTTTGGTCACTTTTGGTCcctgtgcagttttgatccccataTTTGAGTAAATATATATTGGCACTGGAGGGGTGCACAGGTCGCTCATTGGGTTGGTTCTGGAGTTGAGGGATTTGGTTTATGAGGGGAGACTGAGTAAACTGGGATTATTttaattggaattcagaagatggagagggatcttatagaaacatataaaattctgaaaagattagataagacagaagtagagaggatgttttcacaatgactgcagatgctggaaaccagattctgaatcagtggtgctggaagagtcctgatgaagggcttttgcctgaaacatcgattttgctgcactttggatgctgcctgaactgctgtgctcttccagcaccactgatccaggatgtttccactggcaggtgaaactacaACAACAGGGTATAACCTGAAGATtagagattaggttagattatttacagattagattagattagatcaggtTTAGGaccgaattgagaaggaatttcttcacccagagggttgggaAGCTACGGAATTCCTTGCCGAGGGAAGTAGTTGACGCCactttcagtaaacgtttttaaagctaaggtacatattctttgaacaataaaggaatcaaGAGATAAGATGAGAGGACGGGTAAGTGAATGGGAGCCCacgaaaagattagccatgatcttattgaatggcagagcaggctggaaggcCTGGATGGCCGACTGCTGCTCCTGGTTGTTCCggtgagttggacagaagggtccgttttcctgctgtacatttctatgattctatctccaTCTTTGAATAAACTGTTGGCCTAACATCACTTTTGGTTCGCTCTATACTTCTCTATTTGCGCTTCTGTAAAATCCTTGGGATTGTTGTCTGCAATATTTAAAGGCTTTACATACATGGAACATTTACATACATGGACATTTTACATACATGGAACTTTTATATACACAGGACTTTTATATACATTAAACTTTTACATACATGGAACTTTTGTGTTTGGTGAACAGAATATGTATGGACAAGCAATTTTATCATTTCTTTGTATGATTTTGACATTGCTTAGATTGTTCGTCCTTTACTGTGTGTTTAGGATGTTGCCTTTTTCCCGTATAGTTGTACGGTCAGTGCTACTCCGGCAGTTTGCAAGATGGGCCTGTCATTACCGCGGTGGTGGAACAGGGAGCTCCAGTGGAAATGATTCAACTCTTGCAAACTCCTTGGGAGGAGAGATTTAGGGTAAGAAATGGAAGCCTCATTATCAATACCTTCTGGGCATTAAACCGGTTAAGAGTGGTGTTAATTATATGCTAGTTCTGTGGAGTAGATGTCccttggggggaaaaaaactcatttaaaccATCATAAAGAGAagatgcaaagaaaaagaaatcattTCTAAATCTACCATTAATGAGGATAACGTGGTAATAAAACTGACCTCCAAGACATTTGTATTTGACAGTTTCAAAATATCCTGCTAAACTCAGTTCTGTTGGTGAATATAAATTATTATTTAGTCAGGCAAACATACTGACAAAACTCAGGAAGAAAATGGTGTTCATGCAATTTCATAACCAAAACATATGGTTGAAACGCTCATTTAGTCTATGCGCCTGCAATATCTCGTGAATTTCTCACTGCGTCGTAATGAATATGGCGTTCTGCCGGTATCTGATCCAAAGTGCCCATTCTACGCGCCTGGGTTTTGGCAGTGACTAGCCTGCTCTTCTTAATTCCGTGTTCCTTTCGGAAGGTAAGCTGGACCCCTGAACCGTATATATGTGGCAAGTAGAGAATTCATCAGAATATTAAAGCTAGGCAAACCAAAAATCAAACCAAACTCCAAAGTACATTTGCTGATTctccacaaaaaaaaactcaggtcACGTTTGTACTTTTAGATGCCTGTGAGCGTCCAAAGGCTGTTTGGCAGGTGTCACCTTGAGTCCTGTATGTTCGCCGATTCCTGATACTGGCCTGGTCTGCACTGTGTTTCAGATTTGCCTGAGCCTAATGAAGCTACTCCATTACTTAGCTCACTCCCCACTTGGATCGGTGCTTCTGTTAGATTTCCAACCGCGTCAGTTTGTCCTTGTGGACGGAGAGCTTAAAGTGACGGATTTGGACGACGTCAGCACGGAAGAACTTCCCTGTACAACAGACAGCGACTGTGTCATTGAATTTCCCACCAGGAGTTTCAGTCTGCGATgtgcagcagatgggaaatgccataaaataaatgaaaagagAAACCTTTACAACGCGTTCAGGTATCAAAGCTGGGCTTTGTCCCTATCATGTTGAAAGTTCCCACATTCTTAACTTTCGAAGTGTTCTTGTCATTTTAGTATAGTGGGTGAACATAAGTGGTCATTTCTGTCTCCGTAACAACTTGGATGTTGAGGACGGCAGTGGAAGGTCTGAACAATCTTGTGGAATTTGTTTTCCCTTTTCCTGATGGTAGTTTAAATCTGGCGGTGCTGGTAGGAATTTTCAGGAGTGTCCATCAGTTTCCCGTATAACTATACGGGGAAAAGGCAATATCCTAAACACACAGTAAAGGACGAACAGTGGTGTCCGCAAGAAAATGACCACAAACAGCAAACCAGGCTGTTAAACAACTGAATCTCTCAACTGGATTATGATGGAAATtcaaaacaacatttaaaattagCTCAATACATGTACATTTTAACCATTAGTATTGAGAAATGTTATGTTCTATGAATATAAAACTCGCTTTCTCAAGGTCAACCAGGCAAATTATGAGCAGTTGTGATGTAGTAGACCATTTAGTATCATCTCATTCAATATGTTGCATATTTTTCCTGGGTTTTTGCAATACAATCAGCAGTGTGGTTGAACATTTTCCTCAATTTGAATGATTTTTCCAATGATTTTACCTTGTGGTGGAATGCAGAGTGTGCTGCCTCAATCCTGCACTCTTTGGAGAAACAGCCTCACTGACAGAATCTCTGGATCACATTAGTGTGGATATGCATTCTCCAAATATTGTTGTCACCTTCAGTGGACAAATGAAAATGAACACTATGATGATgatgcccctttaacaaggttattttgcctTTATTATTCGAGAGGGGTTGTAAGGGCAGAGGTTCCAATTTGTCTGGGATTAGGTCACTTTAATTATGGCTAACAGAAGACAACAATTGAGGAAAAGGGTTTTAGTggttggccagttctcccagtacAAGAGTTTTTCTAGTGTGGTTTAGTTTTAGCTGGGAACCTAGAGAAACTGCTGCTAGAGTGAAAGGAGATTCCATTGCTGCTTCTTTctgtgacatctctcctgtaagaacctgtgtttgaatttacctttttgccaaggggatgtgtttctgggatgttgcaggaaatcagaGCAGCTCTTTGTTAAGCTGCGGGCAGATATCGTGTCACGTTTTCAAATAATTGttgttctaaattctgttttcttttgtttatgtttcattcagtagtctgtaagtaaattctgttttgcttaaaattgagtggtttgaccagctgcattcctcctggaatatccacctaacacctacttaaaacaactTGGAAAATTAGGGTCTgggttaccttcttgaaatgttttaagggaGTCTGGCCTGGCCTATAACAACACTGACAATTTTATTGCTATTACAGCTGAAACATGTGATTAAATTAACTTCTATTATTCCTCTGTATTAATAATCTTTCAATATTATGTTGCCTTGACTGTATTTTCTCCAATAAtgtttttccatttttttaaaagattttttttaacatactTGCTGCCTTATGGTGCACCCTCTACCTTAAGACCTCTCCTGTGGAAAATTATGAATGCAACAGGTAATTATTGCTTTATCTTGCATTAATTCCACAGTGTAATCACAATACTAATTATTGATTGTAATTTATATTACCCTCAGGTGACCTACAATATGGGATTAATGAAACACTCGAAGCTTTTGAAGAAGTGTTGTATCTTTACAAATCTGGATTGCCCCGCATTAATCATTTTCAGTCCTGGCTAGAAGGTACTGCTGTGAATTTAATGTTCTTTCCTCTCCCTCAATTTATTATTCCTTCAATAGGGACAACAAGAACTTTTCAGATAGAAATCCTTAATGTAACTGATTGGCCGCAGTTATGTGAATCAACACTACAATTACAGTTTCTATAAGCATATCAACCTGTACAAACTTGGATGGAAAAGAAAACACATGTTTCTTTGTATTGGAACCGATGTAACCTTGTATTATTATAAATGGGCCAAATACACTTTTGTATCATCAGAAAGAAatcatagatagagtcatagagtcatagagatgtacaatatgaaaacagaccctttggttcaacctgtccatgccgaccagatatcccaacccaatttagtctcacctgccagcacccggcccatatccctccaaacccttcctattcatatacccatccagatgccttttaaatgttgcaattgtactagtctccaccacttcctctggcagctcattccatacatgtaccatcctctgcatgaaaaagttgccgtttaggtctcttttatatctttcccctctcaccctaaacccatcacctctagttctggactcccccatctgagggaagagactttgtctatttatcctatccatgcccctcatgattttataaactctaaaagatcacccctcagcatccacgctccagggaaaacagccccaatctattcaacctttccctttagttcaaatcttccaaccctggcaacatgcttgtaaatcttttctgaaccctttcaaatttcacaacatccttgcgataggaaggagaccagaattgcatgcaatatttcacaagtggcctaaccaatgttctgtacagctgcaatataacctcttaactcctgtactcaatactctgaccaataaaggaaagcatgccaaacgccttctcctatccacctgcgactctactttcaaggagctatgaacctgtactcctaggtctctttgtttagcaacacccCTTatgaccttacaattaagtgtataagtcctgctaagattccaaaatgcagcaccttaggAGATAGGGTTATTCATATCAGGCACTGAGTAATGGCCATGCTATGAGGAATGCTGTTTTAATATCTGTACTTTGTCCCTGTCTATTAAATATGTTATTCATTTTATGTTTGAAATTTACCAATGTGGAGAAACAGTAATATTTCATTGAGTCCAGAGAATGCTTTGTGGTATAGCAACTGAGTAAATTGGAACCCATATGATTTTGCTTCATCCCATATACATTATGCATTTGCGATTTTGTACCACAAAGTTGTGGAATTAGTTCCAGAATAAATCACTACCAAAATAGGTTCAATTCAGAAGAGAGGTATGCAGGTTTTTTCAAAGGCTTTATTTTGTTATAAATGTTCATTAAGTAGGCCCAATTCAATGATTTGTGTGTTTGGAGCTCCTAAATGAATTACAGAACAAAGTAATTTCGGATTTTCAATTCTGAAATTATGTATTCAAATTGGAATGTGACTTCAAAGCGTGAAATTAAAAATGTGAAGGTGTAACACTTTTCCTGTTACTGTCTTTCAGATTATAAGGTATATGAAGGATTTCGCATTCATGATAATTTGGACTACAAATGTTGGCCATCTTACAACCTCCAGGGTTGTTTGCTGTCTGTCCACAATACAGAGGAGGCTGCTGCAATCTGTCACTCTCAACAACAGTGCCAAAGTTTCACTTTTACCCAGCAGAAAACACGGCTTGGTATAGTTATCATATTTACTGCATTGAATGTAGATGCAGGTTATGACAAGCTCAATAGGGACCAATATCTCATGAAATAGTCCACTAGTCAGTGCTCGCGGAGAaaatctgatttattcataataaTGTGTATAAAGAAATGAAGACCATTATGACACTGTTATGAAATTAAGAActtaaaaattgaaaagaaagtagcATGAAAATTCAGGAGGCAATGAATTGATTCAACTTTGATTTTTTATTAATGATAATCATAAACTGATAATTATTATACTGCTAAAAACTGGTTTCACTAAGCCCAACTGTTTTTGTTTGACAGCAGCAGAAAATTCAAAGGTGCACACTTTGACAAAATAATGGAGACAGGAATTAAGCAGGCAATTGGATAATAATTTAATTACTCAGGACAAGACAGAATTGTTTTGCTTTACATGCAAGTATGTTAATGGTGTCGCAATAGTAGTTTAGCTAACACAGGATTTAACATGAAAATTTAATGAGTGGAATGATGGCTTCCAACACAATAATACAGCCAGGGAGACTTTAAAAGGAGCTGATGTTTCTTTTTGAATAAAGAGTCTGAGCGTGGAGGTCACAGCTGAGAAGAACATTCAAGATATATAGCATGCTCAAGCATTTAGCTACTCATTAGTATCACCTTGAACATTGCTTTCATGTTCCTACTTCACTAGAATGCTAAAGATGCTGAGCTAAAAAGGTGGGGCCAGTTGATCTCTTAGCCTGACTTTGGAATCTGACTTGCAGTTCCAATGTAAGTTGTAATCTCTGGCAACATTGTAAGTGcagtttttcttttgcaaatgAGATCTCCATGATGAAGTCAACCTCAGATAAGGGGGAAATAAATGTATAATATCTAGTAACAGTAAATTGTATCTGTGGAATTGATCATTTTTCATGGACacaatattaaaaatattttactGGATTCACTAATTAGTGAACTGTTTAATGTGCATGTGACCGCAAGCAAAATCATGATGCGAATTGAATAAATCTTAAGCAACTTAGATACCATCTTTTGTTGGTATCATAGAGTTTAACTCAATCCTTTTAAACTGAGTCAAATCCATGAGCAACTTATTACTCTAAAAGATAGAAATTCAGCGGATTGTAAATggcaaaaaattcagtcaagatACTCTCACTGCTATTTTTGTCATGGCTTAAATTAAAAACAATATTATTTCTTGCAAAATGTTCCAATTGGTTTATCTAAACATGCCTTGAGAAATTTAAAAACATGTAGTCAGAAATGCATGGTCCAGGTATTCCTCACCAGACTGAGCAATGTAAGGCGAGAGCTGTGGTCACATTGTTTCCTCATGTGTTTTTTGTGTGCGGGAGGTCAGTATTCCACACAAATGTGCTCAAATGTATTTGTGGTGCAGTGATTATCGGGCTATAACAATGTTTTGAATTACTAACAATGATGAGAACCTAAGGAAATGTTGgcacttttctgcctttataaACTAAGTAGAATAACGTGGTTAAAGTTTGAAGTAAACTTTATAAATCAAGATGATTAGTGACTGTAGCAAATTGCATGATATTGCATTGTTTAACTCTATCTTATCTTGATGGTGATTGTTATACAGATGGAAAAGTTTGATTTTTCTGTTTAGATTTAATGTAGGAATATTGGTACAAACTAAAGCAAGGGATAATTTTGGGGGTTTAAGACAGTCAAGTTAATAACTGATGTATTTTTCTCCAGGCCGATACTTGGTTTCATTCAGAAGCAGCA
It encodes the following:
- the LOC132817943 gene encoding extracellular tyrosine-protein kinase PKDCC-like, with protein sequence MILLQKLQHPNIIQLYGQCYSGSLQDGPVITAVVEQGAPVEMIQLLQTPWEERFRICLSLMKLLHYLAHSPLGSVLLLDFQPRQFVLVDGELKVTDLDDVSTEELPCTTDSDCVIEFPTRSFSLRCAADGKCHKINEKRNLYNAFRFFLTYLLPYGAPSTLRPLLWKIMNATGDLQYGINETLEAFEEVLYLYKSGLPRINHFHCLSDYKVYEGFRIHDNLDYKCWPSYNLQGCLLSVHNTEEAAAICHSQQQCQSFTFTQQKTRLGRYLVSFRSSTKLVLDSNSTVYMKSRSLRATM